A window from Heteronotia binoei isolate CCM8104 ecotype False Entrance Well chromosome 15, APGP_CSIRO_Hbin_v1, whole genome shotgun sequence encodes these proteins:
- the CTF1 gene encoding cardiotrophin-1, which yields MEVLPVDLPKLLSSSSHSQQEIASRISQAHHLSVSMKRGSEQLLAKYVHFQGRPFGDADFNPPYPAFPGLPSPSLPHETWKDLSDAERLQQNVTAFSNLPEFLSAVKRQQESVNPHASELHRQLETAGLKCRGLASNLKSVMTAMGLAPAPAPPAEPPNPVDIFPKKLIGYYVCQLYRDWANRSEDDLALLATKYPL from the exons TAGATTTGCCGAAgctgctctcctcctcctcgcatTCCCAGCAAGAAATAGCCAGCAGGATCAGCCAAGCGCATCATTTGAGCGTCTCCATGAAACGTGGCTCGGAACAGCTGCTTGCCAAATAC gtGCATTTCCAAGGGAGACCCTTCGGGGATGCTGACTTCAACCCACCCTACCCTGCTTTCCCAGGGCTGCCatcaccctcccttcctcatGAGACCTGGAAGGACCTAAGCGACGCTGAGCGGCTGCAGCAGAATGTCACGGCCTTTTCCAACTTGCCGGAGTTCCTGTCGGCTGTGAAGCGCCAACAGGAGTCGGTGAACCCTCACGCCTCAGAGCTACATCGCCAGCTGGAGACGGCAGGCCTGAAGTGCCGGGGTCTGGCCAGCAATCTGAAATCCGTCATGACCGCCATGGGCCTGGCACCAGCGCCGGCACCACCAGCTGAACCCCCAAACCCAGTTGACATCTTCCCCAAGAAACTCATTGGCTACTATGTTTGCCAGCTCTATCGGGATTGGGCTAACCGCAGTGAAGATGACTTGGCTTTACTAGCTACCAAATATCCACTCTGA